A stretch of DNA from Planctomycetaceae bacterium:
CTTTCAACGTCGGTTTGCCAGTGGGCGAGTCGATGACGCTTTTGGTGATTGATGGGTTTGGCGGTCGTTTCAGCGGGCTGGGGGTCATCGCCAATCGAATTCTGGAAGGAAGAGAGGACGCCTATCACGGATCACTGCTCACTTCCAATCCCGCTGAGCTGGTGATCCGCGTCACTCCCACTTCGGTCAAAGTCACCTGCGATGGGAAGCAGATCGTCAATTGGACCGGCAACGCATCTGAGCTGACAATTCGCCGTCAATTCTGGAACTACCGAGACGACGCCATCTTTCTGGGGAGCTGGAATTCCGAATTCATTCTTCGGTCAGCCACGATACGTTCTCTCTGAAAAAAGCGTGGCAGGTTGACGGGGCAACCGGCAGCAACCGGGGCTGGCTGAGCAATCCGTCGATTATGGCCGTTCGTGACCGCAAGACATCTTTGGAGCCTTTCGGTGTCCTGGAGCCCGCCGCCTGGGTCGGTCGGTACCGGCTGGTAGTGAGTGCGTTCGCGTGACGCCTGTCGGCGGCTGAGAAAGGGCCGTGACCAACGCGACGGCCAAGCGTTTCGCGAATTTCCTGACGGTATGCCCCCAGAGTGCCTGCGGACGTTGCCAGGCGGTCAAGTATCGGTGGGGCGATTTCGGAAATGACGCCTCGCTTGCAAGGATGAAGCTGGTGACCGGTCCAGTCGATGAGTTGCGGGTATTCGGCCAGGGTTGTGGACAGGCCGATTACGGGGCTCAGTCATCCGGTTCCTGTCACCCTGGCGACGAAATGAGACGCCGATTCGACCGGAAAAAGTCCTGAGTTGCGGTCTTGCTGATTCCATCGCGCTGCGAAACGCCTCTTCGGATAAGCTCGACGCGTTGTGCCCACGGACCGGCGGCAGCGCATGAGCCGCGACAGCGAGAACCAGAAGTCCGCCGGAAATACAACGGCAGCCTGTTCTGGAGTCTGCGGCACGCAGATTCGGTGGCTGTCGAAGCCCGGAGACAGACACACTGAGGAGAAATTTGCCTGACTTAGGATGCTTCCCGAAATCTGCAGCACGTCAACCCGAATCAGCTCCCGACATTATGACCACGATCCCTAGTCACCCGTGGTCCGAAACCGGAGTGTACTTCAAAGGATCTCGAGCCGGTCCTACAACTCGTCAGTCTATGATTGCGTCATCATCGCAGGTTCTTCTTCATGTCAAATCCGCCCGATCCGTTTCAGCGCACCGTGAACGCTCGCATCGGCACTGCGCTGTTGACACTGGCGGGTGCGCTGTCTGTGCTGATTTTCCTGGACCGTGCGACGTCCATTGCTGTTCCGTTTCCGGGGATCTGGTATCGCAGTCGCGGGTTGCACCTGGTGCTGTGCATTGGTCTGTATGTGCTGGCGTGGCTGACGCTGAGAAATGCGTCGGATCCGCCGGATGACGAACACGCCGGAACGGTGCCATTGTCGTTTCGTTCGGTTCGGATGTTTACGAAGCACCACTGCGAATTGTGCGACCGCCGACAGAAGTGCTCGCGGCGATTCCGAGATCAACTGCCGGACGTCGAAGTCATTGACATTGAAGGCGACGCGGAACTGCAGCGGAGATTCGGCGAATGGGTTCCCGTCGTTGAAATCGACGGCGAAGTGAGGTTTCGCGGTTCCGTGAATGCAGCCCTGCTGGAACGGATGATCGAAGCAAAACAGAATCAGCTCCGCCGAATGGCGGCAGACAGGGAAACGGCGTGAACACGCTGGGAATCTTCGCGAAGCATCCGGAACGCGGGACGGTCAAGACTCGACTGGCGGCGGCGATTGGGAACAGTTCCGCGGCCGAGTTGTACGCGGCGTTTGTGCGTGATCTGACCAAACGCTGTGGCACGTTGACAGATGTGTTATGTGTGGCGGTAACTCCGGAATCCGAAGCCGCGCGCAACTGGTTTACGCCGCTGCTGAGTACGAACGCCGCGCTGGAGTTTCAGCCCGGCGGAGACCTTGGGGAACGCATCGGCTGGTTCTTCGAAAGCAGGGCAGGGCGGGGCAGCGGACGCAGCGTGCTGATCGGTTCGGACAGCCCTGATCTGCCGGATGAGCTGATTCGTCAGGCGTTCGCTGAGCTCGACACGCATGACGTCGTGCTGGGACCCGCCACCGACGGAGGATTTGTGCTTGTCGGTATGAAGCAGCCGCCGGGGACGCTGTTTGACGGCATTCGCTGGAGTCAGCCGACGACCCTGTTCGACCTGCTTCGGGCAGCGGCGAGACAGCACCTGTCGACGGTCCTGTTGCAGCCGTGGTACGACATCGACACGATCGAGAACCTTGGCACGCTGCGTGCGCTGCAACATGGGGAAGTCGCGGGGAACCTTCAGCCGGCGAAGTGTCCGCGAACGGCTGAAGTGCTGTCGGGGTTGTCGATGTTCTGACGCCCTGAGTGTAGACGTTTATCCGTCGCGTGAAGCAGGCAACCGGCGGATTTGGGGATCGTTTGGGCGTTCGCGGCTCATTACCAGGATTCATCAGGCCCGGTGAGCCGAATTCTCAACGGGCGCAAGCCGAATCCGCCTGAGTCGCGTTTGGCCCGCCCAGCGGATGCTCTATACTTCGCCGCCAGCGGACCCAGCGACATTCGACGGAACCTGACCATGACCAGTGACGAAATCAACCTGACCGGCTCACGCGTGCTGATTGCAGATGACAATGAACAGAATCGCGAACTGCTGGACGCGTACCTGTCGGACGAAGGCTACGAGATCCTGATGGCGAACGATGGTCATCAGACGCTGCAGGCGGTCGAACAGCAGCACCCCGATCTGATTCTGCTGGATATCATGATGCCTCGGATGAGCGGCTATGAGGTCTGCGAGCAGCTTAAGGCCGATGCGGAAACTCGCGACATTCCGGTTCTGATGGTGACAGCGCTGAATGAAATGGGCGACATCGAAAAAGCGGTCGAAGCGGGCTGCGACGACTTCCTGACCAAGCCGGTCAATCAACTGGAACTGAAGACCCGCGTGCGTTCGCTGCTGCGAGTCCGCCATTTGGCCAGCGAACGTGACCGATTGCTGGCTTACCTGCACGAAATGGAACAGCAGGTCCTGCAGGTGCGCGGCGGCTGACGCGAACGTACCGCGTCCGTGCGACGGACGCCGGTTTCCGCCTTTGCATTCAACGGGCAACCAGTCCCGCGGGATGCCCCACTTTCCGCACCGTCTGAACGCAATGTCTGCCGAACCATCGTCCACTGAGTGTGCCGCAGCTGCTTCCGATTCTGTTCGCGTGTTCCTGAAGAAGCGGAAAGCTCAGCCGTTTTTCGGTCGGCATCCGTGGGTGTTCGCCGGAGCAATCGACCGGATCGAAACAGAGGGGCAGGGCACCGACGGAATCCTTCCCGGAACACCAGCGGAACTTTGGTCGCACGAAGGCCGGTTCATCGCTCACGGGCTGGTCAATCCGCACAGCAACATTCGGATGCGGCTGTATTCCTGGGAGCAGGCTCGCCCGATCGGAACGGACCTCTTCCGCGACCGCATCCGGTACGCCGTGGAACTGCGACGCGGATTGTTCGATCTTCGATCCGACTCAACCGGCTGTCGGCTGATCTTCAGCGAGTCCGACCAGCTTTCCGGTCTGACAGTGGACCTGTATTCCGGATTCCTGCTGGTGCAGTTCACCAGCCTTGCGCTGTACGAACATCGTCAGCCGATCCTGGAATCGCTGACGGCCGAGTTGTCACCGCGGGGAATCTGGCTGCGAACGGAGAAGGGCATGAGAGAAGCCGAGCGTCTGGAAGCCGTGGACGGGCTCATCGCCGGCGAAGAACCGCCTCGTCCGCTGTTCATTGAAGAACACGGCGTGCAGTATGGCGTCGACGTGCAGCAGGGCCAGAAGACGGGCAGCTATCTGGATCAGCGGGACAATCGGCTGGCGGCGGCCCGGTACACGAGTGGTCATCGCGTGCTGGATGCGTTTTGCTTTTCCGGCGGATTCGGAATTACGGCCGTGAAGCTTGGCGGTGCGGTTTCGGTCCTGGGATTGGATTCCTCCGAATCCGCGCTGACACTCGCATCGGCGAATGCCGAACTGAACAGCGTCGCCGACCGATGTGAGTTTCGGCGGGGCGACGTTCATGAAGTGCTGGCGGAATTGGCGGAGCAGGGCAGGGTGTTTGACACCGTGATCCTTGACCCGCCGCGCATGGCCCGCACGCGCGGTGGCCTGCCAAGGGCGATCAAGGGGTACCTGCGGCTGAACACCGCGGCGCTGCGCGTCCTGCGGCCGGGCGGAATGCTGGTGACGTGCAGTTGCTCGGGGCTGCTGCCGATGACGGATTTTCAGGAAGTTGTGGGCGAGGTTTCGCGATCCACAGGCCGGACGATTCAGGTCCTGGAAAAGCGAACGCAGCCGGCGGACCATCCCGTCGCGGTGACATGCCCCGAATCCGAATACCTGAAGATGCTGATCTGCCGCGTTGACTGACGGACGGCAGAGCGGACTTCGACACGCTACGGCGATTCCGCCTGTTTCGCGGACCGCGACAGTTTGATCAGGACGTCATCCAGTTCCTTCAGACCTCGTTCCCGGTCGATTTCGTAAAGGCCGCTGCGATAGTGAACGACGCTGCCTTCCGGCGAAACAACCACCCACAACGGCAGATCGCCGTTGTCCTCGCGAGGATCCCCGAGTGCTCGCAGCAGAGAACCGTTGTCGTAGCCGATGGGATAGCTGAGGTTCATGAACTCAATCAGCTTTCGAGCACTTCTGCGACCGGCGGCAACGCTGCTTTGCTGCTGCAAGGCAGGGTTCGTGGAAACGCCGATCACTTCAACCCTGGCCGATTTGCGCCGGCCCGCCAGAAAATCCAGATAGCCGATCTGGCCGTAGGGTTCCGTCAAAGGCTTGTCGGTGTACTTCCAGAAGTGCAGCACAATCGTCTTGCCCTTCATCGACTCGGAAGAA
This window harbors:
- a CDS encoding response regulator, yielding MTSDEINLTGSRVLIADDNEQNRELLDAYLSDEGYEILMANDGHQTLQAVEQQHPDLILLDIMMPRMSGYEVCEQLKADAETRDIPVLMVTALNEMGDIEKAVEAGCDDFLTKPVNQLELKTRVRSLLRVRHLASERDRLLAYLHEMEQQVLQVRGG
- a CDS encoding TIGR04282 family arsenosugar biosynthesis glycosyltransferase, with the translated sequence MNTLGIFAKHPERGTVKTRLAAAIGNSSAAELYAAFVRDLTKRCGTLTDVLCVAVTPESEAARNWFTPLLSTNAALEFQPGGDLGERIGWFFESRAGRGSGRSVLIGSDSPDLPDELIRQAFAELDTHDVVLGPATDGGFVLVGMKQPPGTLFDGIRWSQPTTLFDLLRAAARQHLSTVLLQPWYDIDTIENLGTLRALQHGEVAGNLQPAKCPRTAEVLSGLSMF
- a CDS encoding glutaredoxin family protein, which translates into the protein MSNPPDPFQRTVNARIGTALLTLAGALSVLIFLDRATSIAVPFPGIWYRSRGLHLVLCIGLYVLAWLTLRNASDPPDDEHAGTVPLSFRSVRMFTKHHCELCDRRQKCSRRFRDQLPDVEVIDIEGDAELQRRFGEWVPVVEIDGEVRFRGSVNAALLERMIEAKQNQLRRMAADRETA
- a CDS encoding class I SAM-dependent rRNA methyltransferase; the encoded protein is MSAEPSSTECAAAASDSVRVFLKKRKAQPFFGRHPWVFAGAIDRIETEGQGTDGILPGTPAELWSHEGRFIAHGLVNPHSNIRMRLYSWEQARPIGTDLFRDRIRYAVELRRGLFDLRSDSTGCRLIFSESDQLSGLTVDLYSGFLLVQFTSLALYEHRQPILESLTAELSPRGIWLRTEKGMREAERLEAVDGLIAGEEPPRPLFIEEHGVQYGVDVQQGQKTGSYLDQRDNRLAAARYTSGHRVLDAFCFSGGFGITAVKLGGAVSVLGLDSSESALTLASANAELNSVADRCEFRRGDVHEVLAELAEQGRVFDTVILDPPRMARTRGGLPRAIKGYLRLNTAALRVLRPGGMLVTCSCSGLLPMTDFQEVVGEVSRSTGRTIQVLEKRTQPADHPVAVTCPESEYLKMLICRVD